Proteins encoded by one window of Ancylothrix sp. D3o:
- a CDS encoding efflux RND transporter periplasmic adaptor subunit yields the protein MKPLSLIGCVLAAGLVVATPTVTYAHVGHGDEFQAEGGINRVPVNSQTDQLMGIMVTPIKPATDGSTAILVPATALVDADGKQLVFVQYENFYEPVPITTGTTKGELIEVTNGLSVGEKLVTQGGLSLYAESRKTQTATASPSPVASKPATTTTDTAHAQADAQGIPHSHDKAGNLVASAEATQQPGNFPSGLLIALGGGIALLVGGLAVIADGRKKKNSLSNKEENL from the coding sequence ATGAAGCCTTTGTCCCTGATTGGTTGTGTGCTTGCTGCTGGTTTGGTGGTTGCTACCCCCACTGTTACCTATGCTCATGTAGGACATGGTGATGAATTCCAGGCAGAGGGAGGAATTAACCGCGTGCCGGTCAACTCTCAAACCGACCAACTTATGGGGATTATGGTGACGCCGATTAAGCCAGCTACAGATGGTAGCACTGCGATTCTAGTTCCCGCCACAGCACTGGTGGATGCCGATGGTAAACAGTTAGTCTTTGTCCAGTATGAAAATTTTTATGAGCCGGTTCCTATTACCACCGGCACAACCAAAGGCGAACTAATTGAAGTAACTAACGGGTTATCAGTTGGTGAAAAACTCGTCACTCAAGGCGGTTTATCTTTGTATGCAGAGTCGCGTAAAACTCAAACAGCCACAGCATCACCTAGCCCCGTTGCTTCTAAACCTGCTACAACCACTACGGATACTGCCCATGCACAGGCAGATGCACAGGGTATCCCCCACAGCCATGATAAGGCCGGAAATTTAGTCGCTTCAGCGGAAGCTACTCAACAGCCCGGTAATTTTCCGAGCGGGCTTTTAATCGCTCTAGGAGGGGGAATCGCTTTACTGGTTGGAGGGTTAGCCGTGATAGCCGATGGTCGTAAAAAAAAGAATTCCTTGTCTAACAAAGAAGAAAACTTATAA
- a CDS encoding heme-binding protein has product MPAGLPIGFPPPTEDGIIELKFYPEYRAVTYTHTGQPQYATRAAFDPLYQHISSNQIAMTTPVEARYLEQKTAVEVSFLYPNSNINPQTIDPNVKVTDYPAMTVISAGIQGAYSWENYQSTLQELQNWLHQHPEYNIVGPPRRLLYNSPMTPEPMKRSEVQIPVELMQ; this is encoded by the coding sequence ATGCCGGCCGGTTTACCGATTGGATTTCCGCCACCTACAGAAGATGGCATCATTGAATTAAAGTTTTACCCTGAATATCGCGCTGTCACCTATACACACACCGGCCAGCCGCAATATGCAACAAGAGCCGCTTTTGACCCCCTCTACCAACATATTAGCAGCAATCAAATTGCCATGACCACGCCGGTAGAAGCCCGTTATTTAGAACAAAAGACAGCCGTTGAAGTTTCCTTTCTTTATCCAAATTCAAACATTAACCCTCAAACAATTGACCCCAATGTAAAAGTTACAGACTATCCAGCCATGACTGTAATTAGTGCCGGAATTCAAGGCGCTTACAGTTGGGAAAACTATCAAAGCACTCTGCAAGAATTGCAAAATTGGCTGCATCAACACCCCGAATATAACATAGTAGGCCCACCGCGACGGCTACTTTATAACTCTCCCATGACACCCGAACCAATGAAGCGCAGCGAGGTACAAATTCCTGTAGAGTTGATGCAATAA
- the def gene encoding peptide deformylase yields the protein MSADVLVEKKKLENPPLEIHQIGDRVLRMNAKRIAKVDAEIRQLVREMLQTMYSADGIGLAAPQVGIHKQLIVIDCDPENAANRPLILINPAIKQISKELCSYQEGCLSVPGVYMDVLRPDVIEVSYKDELGRPQTLKASGLLSRAIQHEMDHLNGVLFVDRVENQLALTEELRKRGFSHRDVKIIS from the coding sequence ATGAGTGCTGACGTATTGGTTGAGAAGAAAAAGTTAGAGAATCCCCCCTTGGAAATTCATCAGATCGGGGATCGGGTGTTGCGGATGAATGCCAAGCGCATCGCTAAGGTAGATGCGGAAATTAGGCAGTTGGTTCGAGAAATGCTACAAACGATGTATAGCGCTGACGGTATTGGTTTGGCGGCGCCGCAAGTGGGTATTCACAAACAATTAATTGTTATAGACTGCGATCCAGAAAATGCGGCAAACCGGCCTCTGATTTTGATTAATCCGGCGATTAAACAAATCAGCAAGGAGTTGTGTTCTTATCAGGAAGGCTGTTTGAGTGTTCCTGGGGTTTATATGGATGTGCTTCGTCCCGACGTAATTGAGGTTTCTTATAAAGATGAATTAGGCCGGCCTCAAACTTTGAAAGCTAGTGGTTTATTATCTCGCGCTATTCAGCATGAAATGGATCACTTGAATGGTGTTTTGTTTGTGGATCGTGTGGAAAATCAGCTTGCTTTAACTGAAGAATTACGCAAGCGTGGTTTTTCTCACCGCGATGTTAAAATTATTTCTTAA
- a CDS encoding orange carotenoid protein N-terminal domain-containing protein codes for MQGSHSPRASHVLSSDSQEFVKNFQALNTDDKLALLYYIYEQMGDSITPAAPQAAQPEIAPILLGDFYELSDDEQLNVMRAIVNREPTEYSRAYGALSANNQLVVWYAWAQGMGDTVVDIPDNYQASEGINNILQQIEGMEFQDQISIFRQIAEGMGYTEVIQKTTLAETGVTPSL; via the coding sequence ATGCAGGGATCTCACAGCCCCAGAGCGTCTCATGTTTTGAGCAGCGATTCTCAAGAATTCGTTAAAAATTTTCAAGCTCTCAACACCGATGATAAACTGGCTTTGCTTTATTATATCTATGAACAAATGGGAGATTCTATCACCCCCGCTGCACCCCAGGCAGCGCAGCCAGAAATCGCCCCAATTTTGCTAGGAGATTTTTACGAACTGTCCGACGATGAGCAATTAAACGTCATGCGAGCCATTGTCAACCGCGAACCTACAGAATATTCTCGTGCTTATGGAGCGCTGAGTGCAAATAATCAATTAGTGGTGTGGTATGCTTGGGCGCAAGGTATGGGCGATACCGTTGTAGATATTCCAGATAATTATCAAGCATCCGAAGGAATTAATAACATTTTGCAGCAAATTGAAGGAATGGAATTTCAAGATCAAATTTCAATTTTCCGGCAAATTGCTGAAGGCATGGGTTATACAGAAGTTATCCAAAAAACAACCCTTGCCGAAACTGGCGTAACCCCAAGTTTATAA
- the rppA gene encoding two-component system response regulator RppA encodes MRVLLVEDEADLGLAIKQVLVSEKYVVDWVLDGSQAWHCLESQWTDYTVAIVDWLLPEMSGLQLCQKLRLHQKTLPVLMLTALGQPENRVKGLDAGADDYLVKPFVMEELLARLRALQRRSPQFQPQNLQVGFFSVDYANNALSVTNTQPPQTIPLTVKEFQILTYLMQNPDRIIAGSKIRHQLWDLEEEPISNVVAAQMRLLRRKLASYGCTCPIETIPGQGYRFNTSV; translated from the coding sequence ATGCGTGTTTTGTTGGTGGAAGATGAAGCGGATCTAGGGCTGGCAATTAAGCAAGTTCTGGTTAGTGAAAAATATGTCGTAGACTGGGTGCTTGACGGCTCTCAGGCATGGCATTGTCTGGAAAGTCAGTGGACAGACTATACGGTGGCTATTGTTGATTGGCTGCTTCCTGAGATGTCAGGTTTGCAGCTATGCCAAAAACTGAGATTGCACCAAAAAACTTTACCTGTGCTGATGCTTACTGCGCTGGGGCAACCCGAAAACCGAGTCAAAGGGTTAGATGCTGGGGCGGATGATTATTTGGTGAAGCCTTTTGTGATGGAAGAATTGCTAGCACGACTGCGGGCTCTTCAGCGGCGCTCGCCCCAGTTTCAACCCCAAAATCTTCAAGTTGGTTTTTTTAGTGTCGATTATGCCAATAATGCTTTGTCTGTTACCAATACTCAACCACCTCAAACCATCCCATTAACTGTTAAGGAATTTCAGATTCTTACCTATTTGATGCAAAATCCTGATCGGATTATTGCAGGCAGCAAAATTCGACATCAATTGTGGGATTTAGAAGAAGAACCTATTAGTAATGTTGTCGCTGCTCAGATGCGATTGTTGCGGCGGAAACTCGCCAGCTATGGATGTACCTGCCCTATTGAGACGATTCCTGGTCAGGGTTATCGTTTCAATACATCTGTATGA
- the rsmI gene encoding 16S rRNA (cytidine(1402)-2'-O)-methyltransferase: MTQNPLKPNTLYIVGTPIGNLEDMTFRAVRILQNVDLIAAEDTRHTGKLLQHFQITTPQISYHEHNRHERIPELLEILQRDKTIALVTDAGMPAISDPGYELVKACIEAELNVIPIPGSTAAITALCVSGLPADRFIFEGFLPTKTKDRQARLQVLKTEPRTIILYEAPHRLQQTLQDLTTVLEPERPIVLARELTKMFEEFWRGTIAEAIAYYQTETNPKGEYTVVISGREEEETIISEDTIKSELETLLNQGMSRSQASKYLSEQINLPKRQIYQIALSL; encoded by the coding sequence ATGACCCAAAACCCCTTAAAACCTAACACACTTTATATTGTAGGAACACCCATAGGAAACTTAGAAGACATGACGTTTCGCGCCGTCCGAATTTTACAAAACGTCGATTTAATAGCAGCCGAAGACACCAGACACACCGGCAAACTTTTACAACACTTTCAAATTACCACACCCCAAATCAGCTATCACGAACACAACCGCCACGAACGCATACCAGAACTATTAGAAATTCTCCAACGCGACAAAACAATAGCCTTAGTTACAGATGCAGGAATGCCGGCAATTTCCGATCCAGGTTATGAACTTGTGAAAGCTTGTATAGAAGCCGAACTAAATGTTATTCCAATTCCCGGTTCTACCGCAGCAATTACCGCTTTGTGCGTTTCAGGATTGCCCGCAGACCGATTTATTTTTGAAGGATTCTTACCAACAAAAACCAAAGACCGGCAAGCACGACTTCAAGTTTTAAAAACAGAACCCCGGACTATAATTTTATACGAAGCACCCCACCGATTACAACAAACCCTACAAGACTTAACCACAGTTTTAGAACCAGAACGCCCAATTGTTTTAGCCAGAGAACTAACAAAAATGTTTGAGGAATTTTGGCGCGGAACTATTGCCGAAGCCATAGCCTATTATCAAACAGAAACAAACCCAAAAGGCGAATACACCGTAGTGATTTCTGGAAGGGAAGAAGAAGAAACAATAATATCAGAAGATACTATAAAATCCGAATTAGAAACCTTGCTTAATCAAGGAATGTCGCGTTCACAAGCAAGCAAATATTTATCGGAACAAATCAACTTACCCAAACGACAAATTTATCAAATTGCATTAAGCCTTTAA
- a CDS encoding phosphoglucomutase/phosphomannomutase family protein, giving the protein MSAVNTGKIVFGTDGWRGLIANDFTFANVCKVTRAIASYLETAYTKDRPVLVSYDTRFLADQFARTAAEVLADNGWNVKIVDRDCPTPVIAYNAKHLNSAGALMFTASHNPAPYCGIKYIPDYAGPATKEITDAIVGKIETSSDAPPTGKNSSKISSFDPKPDYLKFLYTIIDVERIRSAQLKVKYDALYSTSRGYLDTVLEHCGCETESFNTHRDVLFGGGMPEPKGEQLVGLVEAVKKDAADLGLATDGDSDRFGVVDELGNVLTPNTILLLLARHLVKNKGKNGAIVRTVATTHLLDNLAATYGLPLYETAVGFKYVGEKMRETAVLIGGEESGGLSVIGHIPEKDGILADMLVAEAIAYEGKPLSQLVEEAISEAGGPLYNKRLDLHLEDAHKAAVLDSFTKNPPKEIAGIGVKELGRKDGIKLYLEEGSWVLLRPSGTEPLMRVYMETNSPEKEAKVAEYMQRVINELAPAAV; this is encoded by the coding sequence ATGAGTGCAGTCAACACAGGAAAAATTGTCTTTGGAACCGACGGCTGGCGCGGGCTCATCGCCAACGATTTTACTTTTGCTAACGTATGCAAAGTAACACGCGCCATCGCCAGCTACTTAGAAACCGCCTACACAAAAGACCGGCCCGTATTAGTCAGCTATGACACCCGTTTTTTAGCCGACCAATTTGCCCGTACCGCCGCCGAAGTTTTAGCAGATAACGGCTGGAATGTCAAGATAGTAGACAGAGATTGCCCGACGCCGGTGATCGCCTACAACGCCAAACACCTCAACTCCGCCGGCGCCCTGATGTTCACAGCTTCCCACAACCCAGCGCCCTACTGTGGCATCAAATATATACCCGATTATGCCGGCCCAGCCACCAAAGAAATCACCGACGCCATCGTGGGTAAGATAGAAACCTCCTCCGACGCCCCACCAACCGGCAAAAACTCCAGCAAAATCAGCAGCTTCGACCCCAAACCCGACTATCTAAAATTTCTCTATACGATCATTGACGTAGAACGCATCCGCAGCGCCCAGCTTAAAGTCAAATATGATGCCCTTTACTCCACCTCACGCGGCTATCTTGACACAGTATTAGAGCATTGTGGCTGCGAAACAGAAAGCTTTAACACCCACCGCGATGTGCTTTTTGGCGGCGGAATGCCAGAACCAAAAGGCGAGCAATTGGTAGGATTAGTTGAAGCCGTGAAAAAAGATGCAGCCGACTTAGGATTAGCCACCGACGGCGACAGTGACCGGTTTGGCGTAGTCGATGAATTGGGTAATGTTTTAACCCCCAATACAATTTTGCTATTACTTGCCCGCCACCTCGTCAAAAACAAAGGCAAAAACGGTGCAATTGTCCGTACTGTTGCCACAACTCACCTGTTAGATAATCTCGCCGCCACCTACGGATTACCTCTTTATGAAACCGCCGTTGGTTTTAAATATGTCGGCGAAAAAATGCGCGAAACAGCCGTTTTAATTGGTGGTGAAGAATCAGGCGGTTTAAGTGTGATTGGGCATATTCCAGAAAAAGATGGAATTTTAGCCGATATGCTAGTAGCAGAAGCAATTGCCTATGAAGGAAAACCGCTTTCTCAATTAGTAGAAGAAGCGATCAGCGAAGCCGGTGGGCCTTTATATAACAAACGCCTGGATCTGCATTTAGAAGATGCCCACAAAGCAGCCGTCCTCGACTCCTTTACCAAAAATCCGCCTAAAGAAATTGCCGGAATTGGTGTTAAAGAATTAGGCCGCAAAGATGGCATTAAACTTTATTTAGAAGAGGGAAGCTGGGTATTATTGCGTCCGTCGGGAACTGAACCGCTAATGCGTGTTTATATGGAAACCAACTCGCCGGAAAAAGAAGCAAAAGTGGCTGAATATATGCAGCGCGTCATTAATGAGCTTGCACCGGCTGCTGTTTAA
- a CDS encoding sugar kinase encodes MKRGIFAGLVTLDFVYLTADFLSANQKVVALDSTVAAGGPATNAAVTFSFLGNESILLGGVGKHPITQLILADLKSCGVELIDLDSQRLESPPVSSIIVTQSTGERAVISINATKSQVNGLSIEAEILNNIDIVLVDGHQLEVGEKIAGFAKNKNLPVVLDGGSWKPGLEKLLPLVNYAVCSENFYPPGCKNVKDVFAYLAGVGILNIAVTRGEKSILYHTAKGKGEVCVPSINAVVDTLGAGDIFHGAFCYYILQEGFIEALESAAKIAAYSCQFFGTRRWMDE; translated from the coding sequence ATGAAGCGAGGGATTTTTGCAGGGTTGGTTACTTTGGATTTTGTTTATTTAACGGCGGATTTTTTATCAGCAAATCAGAAGGTGGTGGCGCTTGATTCAACGGTGGCGGCTGGGGGGCCGGCTACTAATGCGGCGGTTACTTTTTCTTTTTTGGGAAATGAATCTATTTTGTTAGGTGGGGTGGGGAAACATCCTATTACTCAATTGATTTTGGCTGATTTAAAGTCTTGTGGTGTGGAGTTGATTGATTTAGATTCGCAACGATTGGAAAGTCCGCCGGTTTCTTCTATTATTGTAACTCAATCTACGGGGGAAAGGGCTGTTATTTCAATTAATGCTACGAAATCTCAAGTGAATGGGTTAAGTATTGAGGCTGAGATTTTAAATAATATTGATATAGTTTTGGTGGATGGTCATCAATTAGAGGTAGGCGAAAAAATTGCTGGCTTTGCTAAAAATAAAAATTTGCCGGTTGTGCTTGATGGGGGTAGTTGGAAACCTGGTTTGGAGAAGCTTTTGCCTTTGGTAAATTATGCCGTTTGTTCGGAAAATTTTTATCCGCCTGGATGCAAAAATGTGAAAGATGTGTTTGCTTATTTGGCGGGGGTTGGTATTTTGAATATTGCTGTGACGCGGGGTGAAAAATCAATTTTGTATCACACAGCAAAGGGGAAAGGTGAGGTGTGTGTACCGTCTATTAATGCTGTGGTTGATACTCTTGGGGCGGGTGATATTTTTCATGGTGCTTTTTGCTATTATATTTTGCAGGAAGGTTTTATCGAGGCGCTGGAGTCGGCGGCAAAAATTGCAGCCTATTCTTGTCAGTTTTTTGGGACACGCCGGTGGATGGATGAGTAA
- the rppB gene encoding two-component system sensor histidine kinase RppB produces the protein MNSHQLFRRSRVRLALWYASVMGVILSLSGFGMYRSLVQSNWTALEREIESIAGTLHDSLEPMLPASGDPTPVLQQVFPELCLAEQPCNSNSTLIERHTIGISDRSTYYIRLFDYRGKLLAFSPNQPPSLPNTLNRELWQTFRTADGIRYHQFTTILHSASVHQRFYDSNVHPSWGYLQVGRTLAPFDAENQRILWILMVGFPLALFVVALSSWWLSGLAMKPIYLSYQRQQQFTADAAHELRSPLASLLATVEAVLRVPLSNSQNIYAMLNTVERQGRRLSYLVNDLLLLSNLEQNTFSEQFHLCCLNDLINDLSEEFLELAVAAEIKLFSEVPVDSIYVLGNEQQLYRAVSNLIANAIHYTPSGGCIDITLQSRDRSAVITVKDTGIGIASTELFRIFERFYRVDGDRSRKTGGTGLGLAIVQAIIQAHRGTVTVTSELGKGSQFIVHLPEPK, from the coding sequence ATGAACAGTCATCAACTGTTTCGCCGCAGCCGGGTTCGTTTAGCCCTCTGGTATGCCTCTGTGATGGGTGTAATTTTGAGTTTGTCTGGGTTTGGAATGTATCGTTCTTTGGTGCAGTCAAACTGGACAGCGCTAGAGCGAGAAATTGAGTCAATTGCTGGAACGCTGCATGATAGTCTCGAACCTATGTTGCCTGCTTCTGGCGATCCAACGCCTGTTTTGCAACAGGTTTTTCCTGAACTTTGCCTGGCTGAGCAACCCTGCAACAGCAATTCAACGCTTATTGAGCGTCACACGATTGGCATTAGTGATCGCAGCACCTACTATATTCGTCTGTTTGATTATCGCGGCAAACTCCTTGCTTTTTCCCCGAATCAACCTCCCTCTCTTCCTAACACTTTAAACAGAGAGCTTTGGCAAACATTTCGCACTGCTGACGGAATTCGCTATCACCAATTCACGACGATTCTGCACAGTGCGAGTGTACATCAGCGATTCTATGACTCGAATGTTCATCCCTCTTGGGGATATTTGCAAGTTGGGCGAACTCTTGCACCGTTTGATGCTGAAAATCAGCGAATTCTCTGGATTCTGATGGTTGGTTTTCCCCTTGCTTTGTTTGTGGTGGCTCTCTCTAGTTGGTGGCTCTCAGGGTTGGCAATGAAACCAATCTATTTGTCTTACCAGCGACAACAACAATTTACTGCGGATGCTGCTCACGAGCTCCGCTCTCCTCTTGCTAGTCTTTTGGCAACGGTAGAAGCTGTATTGCGTGTACCGTTGTCTAATTCCCAAAATATCTATGCGATGTTAAATACAGTTGAGCGGCAAGGACGGCGTTTAAGTTACTTAGTCAATGATTTGTTATTACTGAGCAATTTGGAACAAAATACATTTTCCGAACAGTTCCACTTATGTTGTTTAAATGATTTGATCAATGATTTATCAGAGGAATTTTTAGAACTTGCTGTTGCAGCAGAAATTAAGTTATTTAGTGAGGTTCCTGTTGATTCAATTTATGTTTTAGGAAATGAGCAGCAGCTATATCGAGCAGTATCTAATTTAATTGCAAATGCAATTCACTACACTCCTTCTGGAGGATGTATTGACATTACTTTGCAAAGCCGTGATCGCTCTGCTGTGATTACGGTTAAAGACACGGGAATTGGGATTGCATCTACTGAGTTATTTCGCATTTTTGAACGTTTTTATCGGGTTGATGGGGATCGCTCTCGTAAAACAGGCGGAACTGGATTAGGATTAGCAATTGTTCAAGCAATTATACAAGCTCATCGCGGTACGGTTACTGTCACTAGCGAATTAGGAAAAGGCAGTCAATTCATTGTCCATTTGCCTGAACCTAAATAA
- the tpiA gene encoding triose-phosphate isomerase, with protein MRKIVLAGNWKMYKTQAETRSFLQGFLPQINDTPENREIVLCAPFTDLSTLSGSMHGSRIMLGAQNVHWEDAGAFTGEISGPMLLEIGVRYVVIGHSERRQYFGETDETVNKRLKAAQKHGLTPILCVGETKQQRDNGETEAHIFSQLEKDLVEVNQQNLVIAYEPIWAIGTGETCESKEANRVIGLIRSKLSNSNVSIQYGGSVKPDNIDEIMAQPEIDGVLVGGASLEPASFGRIVNYK; from the coding sequence GTGAGGAAAATCGTTCTAGCCGGCAATTGGAAAATGTACAAAACTCAGGCAGAAACGCGGTCGTTTTTGCAAGGGTTTCTACCCCAAATCAACGATACCCCAGAGAATAGGGAAATCGTGCTCTGCGCTCCTTTTACCGACCTTAGCACTCTCAGTGGGAGTATGCACGGTTCTCGTATTATGCTGGGTGCCCAAAACGTCCACTGGGAAGATGCAGGGGCTTTCACTGGGGAAATTTCTGGCCCTATGTTGCTAGAAATTGGGGTGCGTTATGTTGTAATTGGACATAGCGAACGCCGGCAATATTTTGGCGAAACTGACGAAACTGTAAATAAGCGCCTCAAAGCTGCTCAAAAACACGGCCTAACTCCTATTTTGTGCGTTGGCGAAACCAAACAACAACGCGATAATGGTGAAACCGAAGCGCATATTTTCAGTCAGTTAGAAAAAGACCTCGTAGAGGTAAATCAGCAAAATCTTGTCATCGCTTATGAGCCAATTTGGGCTATTGGTACCGGCGAAACTTGTGAGTCAAAAGAAGCTAATCGTGTAATAGGTTTAATTCGCAGTAAACTTAGCAATTCTAACGTTTCCATTCAATACGGTGGATCGGTTAAACCTGATAACATTGATGAAATCATGGCTCAGCCAGAAATTGATGGTGTCTTGGTGGGCGGTGCGAGTTTAGAACCGGCCAGTTTTGGGCGAATTGTTAATTATAAATAG
- the folP gene encoding dihydropteroate synthase: protein MGETEDTKKLRVRNKMFNWGEQTYIMGVLNVTPDSFSDGGDFNSLETALTQAEELINSGADILDIGGQSTRPGSEEVSLVEELNRVLPVIKAIRNSGFDVPISVDTTRSEVAKAAIESGADIVNDISGATFDEKMLSTVAALGVPIILMHIRGTPQTMQKLTDYQDLIGEIYEFLAQRIGAAFDAGVPRSHIILDPGIGFAKNYSQNIELIRRLGDFAGLGCPILAGPSRKSFIGHILNKPNPKDRVWGTAAACSAAVCFGADIVRVHDVQQMRDVVRVADAIFR, encoded by the coding sequence ATGGGTGAGACAGAGGACACAAAAAAATTACGAGTTCGCAACAAGATGTTTAATTGGGGCGAACAAACTTATATTATGGGTGTCCTCAATGTCACGCCTGACAGTTTTAGTGATGGAGGTGATTTTAATTCTTTAGAAACAGCATTGACTCAAGCAGAAGAACTTATAAATAGCGGTGCGGATATTCTCGATATTGGTGGACAATCAACTCGTCCGGGTTCGGAAGAAGTTTCTCTGGTTGAAGAATTGAATCGCGTTTTGCCGGTGATTAAAGCGATACGCAATAGCGGTTTTGATGTGCCGATTTCTGTGGATACAACACGCTCAGAAGTTGCTAAGGCTGCGATAGAGAGTGGTGCGGATATTGTTAATGATATTTCGGGGGCAACTTTTGATGAGAAAATGTTGTCAACTGTTGCGGCGTTGGGGGTTCCGATTATTTTAATGCACATCCGGGGAACGCCACAAACAATGCAGAAATTAACCGATTATCAAGATTTAATCGGGGAAATTTACGAGTTTTTAGCGCAAAGAATAGGGGCGGCTTTTGATGCCGGTGTTCCTCGTTCTCATATTATTTTAGATCCGGGGATTGGCTTTGCTAAAAATTACAGCCAAAATATAGAGTTAATTCGCCGGCTTGGCGATTTTGCTGGGTTGGGTTGTCCAATTTTGGCCGGCCCTTCTCGGAAAAGTTTTATCGGTCATATTTTAAATAAACCGAACCCGAAAGATCGCGTTTGGGGTACTGCTGCTGCTTGTAGTGCTGCGGTTTGTTTTGGTGCGGATATTGTGCGAGTACATGATGTGCAGCAAATGCGGGATGTGGTGCGGGTTGCTGATGCAATATTTCGCTGA
- a CDS encoding SPFH domain-containing protein — protein METIVAILVPIIGIAFGLGVRSVKIVSEENQALVERLGKFHTKLNAGLNFVNPLIDRVVLEDTLSERVLDILPHQAITKDNVSLTVDAVVYWRVIELQLAYYKVENIEEALINLVVTTMRSQIGVMELETTFSSREDINKQLLKKLDDETERWGVKVMRVEVKDIKPAPMVLEALEMEKAAESRKRAAILEAEGTVEAMKKLADALRTHPSSREVLQYLVAQRYVDASERLSESPNTKIVYMSPEPMGKTFGELLQNGGMDGGQTPPPPAPPNINSPNQPNPNGSSS, from the coding sequence ATGGAAACAATTGTTGCAATTCTTGTCCCGATTATTGGTATAGCCTTTGGTTTAGGCGTGCGATCTGTCAAAATAGTTAGCGAAGAAAACCAAGCACTTGTAGAACGATTGGGCAAATTTCACACAAAACTTAATGCCGGTCTTAATTTCGTTAATCCCCTCATTGACCGCGTAGTTTTAGAAGATACTCTCAGCGAACGAGTATTAGATATTCTTCCCCATCAAGCCATTACTAAAGACAATGTTTCTTTGACAGTCGATGCCGTAGTTTATTGGCGAGTTATTGAATTACAACTGGCTTATTATAAAGTCGAAAACATTGAAGAAGCTTTAATTAATTTAGTTGTTACTACCATGCGCTCACAAATTGGCGTAATGGAATTAGAAACCACTTTTTCTTCACGAGAAGATATTAATAAACAACTCTTAAAAAAACTCGATGACGAAACCGAACGCTGGGGAGTAAAGGTGATGAGAGTTGAAGTAAAAGATATTAAACCGGCACCAATGGTTTTAGAAGCATTGGAAATGGAAAAAGCCGCCGAAAGTCGAAAACGAGCAGCAATTTTAGAAGCAGAAGGAACCGTAGAAGCGATGAAAAAACTCGCTGATGCACTGCGAACTCATCCCAGTAGTCGGGAAGTTTTGCAATATTTGGTAGCCCAAAGATATGTGGATGCAAGTGAAAGATTAAGCGAAAGTCCGAATACAAAAATAGTTTATATGAGTCCTGAACCGATGGGAAAAACCTTTGGAGAACTGCTACAAAATGGCGGTATGGATGGGGGACAAACCCCACCTCCCCCGGCACCGCCCAATATCAACTCACCAAACCAACCCAACCCAAATGGCAGTTCCAGCTAA
- a CDS encoding alpha/beta hydrolase encodes MKTLSWLTGKFPKKTQSWLMKTLLLGMVAGGGIFGAGMPAFAADTLIVKLGPFQHQVPVEDIERYAESGEVSESLKPFAYMLTPDVKRALSERLEVNREEADKKLQELFNSPSGERIEQAVKIALPGTSLEQLQGAVLLAAEMANQVSVPTVLRALPMETVTLDASALVMVISKINLPDLSTP; translated from the coding sequence ATGAAAACGCTTAGCTGGTTGACTGGCAAATTTCCAAAAAAAACGCAGTCATGGCTGATGAAAACGCTATTGCTGGGAATGGTTGCGGGAGGAGGTATTTTTGGGGCTGGAATGCCGGCTTTTGCAGCAGATACTTTAATTGTGAAGTTAGGGCCATTTCAACATCAAGTGCCGGTGGAAGATATCGAACGTTATGCGGAAAGTGGCGAAGTTTCTGAAAGCCTTAAACCTTTTGCCTATATGTTGACACCGGATGTGAAGAGAGCTTTATCAGAACGTTTGGAAGTTAACCGAGAAGAAGCCGATAAAAAGCTGCAAGAATTGTTTAACTCTCCCTCTGGTGAGCGAATTGAACAAGCGGTTAAAATTGCCTTACCTGGAACAAGTTTAGAACAACTACAAGGTGCCGTTTTGCTGGCTGCGGAAATGGCAAACCAAGTCAGTGTTCCCACTGTTTTACGAGCTTTACCAATGGAAACTGTTACGCTTGATGCGAGTGCTTTGGTGATGGTTATTTCAAAAATTAATTTGCCTGATTTAAGCACTCCCTAA